The following is a genomic window from Butyricimonas faecihominis.
TCTTTTTATATCAGGGACGACAGGAGGAAGCTGGCGGCATTGCTTATTATATGCCTCTTTACATGATGGCGATGATTAGTATCGGAATCCAGATGAATATGTCAATTACGGATAAGGGGGATTTACTTTGGCTTTATCGTTCCAAGCCGTTGGAGCGTCCGGGGGCCTTGATCCTCGGGTGTTTCAAGGCTTTGTTCGTGAAATATTATCTTCCGGTTTACGTGTTGCTCTGCGGGATTTTTGTTACGATGCTGGACTGGGTGATTCTTCCGGACTTGTTGTTTATTCTGGTCGTGAGTACGTTGGTGAGTTACATTTATCTATGGTTTTCTGGGATGCTTTTTCCATTCTCGAAAGAGAAAAGTTCCATGGATTCCGGGCGGAATATGTTGCGGGTTATTGTACTGATGTTTATGCTGGTTCTTGTCGGGGGAGCGCATACGCTGGCTATGCGGTTGTCGTGGTTTGGAATCTGGGGAGCTATCGTGGTGATGTCGTTTCTCGTTTTCTTGATGGAATTCGTGATATGCCGCGTTTCTTGGCGGAAGGTGATTTCTAACTATTAATATGTTTGAGGGTAATCGTTCCTGAATAGAAACCGTAAAAGTGGTAATCTTTACGGTAATTTGTATACAACTTGTACGGCTTGAATCTCATACCTTTACATCATAAAATTAGAAGTAATGGGTATGACATTTAAAATTGAAATAGTATGAGTATAAAGACAATTGTAGTAACAGGAATGTTGCTCCTTGCCGGAACAATCGTAAGCGGCCAAACAAGTACAAATCAAGTAAAAGAGAAGAATATGGAAAAGTTAGAATTAGTGAAAGAATGGGATAAGGTATTTCCACAGAGCAGCAAGGTAGTTCACGAGAAAGTGACATTCCGTAATCGGTACGGTATCACGCTTGCCGCGGATATGTATATCCCCCAAAATGTGGAGGGGAAATTGGCAGCCATTGCGGTGAGCGGTCCTTTCGGGGCTGTCAAGGAACAATCGTCCGGGCTTTACGCGCAAACGCTGGCGGAACGTGGTTTTCTGACGATCGCTTTCGATCCTTCTTACACGGGTGAAAGTGGAGGCCAACCCCGGTACGTGGCCTCGCCGGACATTAACACGGAAGACTTCAGTGCTGCCGTTGATTTTCTTTCGACTCGCGATGATGTTGATCCTGAACGTATTGGAATTTTAGGTATTTGCGGGTGGGGTGGTATGGCTCTTAACGCTGCCGCGATGGATACGCGTATTAAAGCTACGGTTACTTCCACGATGTATGACATGAGTCGCGTGAATGCCAACGGGTATTTTGACGCGATGGATGCCGACCAACGGTATGAGCTTCGTCGGCAACTCAATGCCCAGCGTACACTTGATGCCAAGAATGGCACGTATGAACTAGCCGGGGGAGTGGTCGATCCATTACCGGATGATGCCCCGCAGTTCGTGAAGGATTATTACGCTTACTACAAAACGCCGCGTGGTTACCACAAACGTTCACTTAATTCCAATAATGGCTGGAATAAGACATCGTCACTTTCATTTATTAATATGCCCTTGTTGGCTTACAGCGATGAAATACGGAATGCCGTGCTTATGATTCATGGTGAAAAGGCTCATTCTCGCTATTTTAGTGAAGATGCATTCAAAAAATTGAAAGGTGACAACAAGGAACTTTTGATTATTCCCGGTGCAAGCCACGTGGATTTGTACGATAATCAGGCAAATGTTATTCCTTTTGACAAGATAGAATCTTTCTTTCGTGAATATTTGAAATAATAAAAATACCCAAGTTC
Proteins encoded in this region:
- a CDS encoding alpha/beta hydrolase codes for the protein MSIKTIVVTGMLLLAGTIVSGQTSTNQVKEKNMEKLELVKEWDKVFPQSSKVVHEKVTFRNRYGITLAADMYIPQNVEGKLAAIAVSGPFGAVKEQSSGLYAQTLAERGFLTIAFDPSYTGESGGQPRYVASPDINTEDFSAAVDFLSTRDDVDPERIGILGICGWGGMALNAAAMDTRIKATVTSTMYDMSRVNANGYFDAMDADQRYELRRQLNAQRTLDAKNGTYELAGGVVDPLPDDAPQFVKDYYAYYKTPRGYHKRSLNSNNGWNKTSSLSFINMPLLAYSDEIRNAVLMIHGEKAHSRYFSEDAFKKLKGDNKELLIIPGASHVDLYDNQANVIPFDKIESFFREYLK